The sequence TGCTACGATGAGTTcgacgatatatatatatatatatatatatatatatatatatatatatatatatatatatatatatataacgagAATAATAATCTTGTGAGACAgtctcatccgtgagacgggtcaatcctactcatatttataataataagtaatacttttggcataaaatataatacttattaatggataactcatataagagactcgtttaaaaaaaaatgacccttgagaccgtctcatatgagtttttgtcATATAAcaatgatattatttttatggaCTAACAAATCTAATGATTTTGTGATAAGGCTCTAGTTCTTTGGCCAAAATACTTTCATTTAGCcttcaaattatttttcttatctttttctttaaaaaaaaaaagaaaaaaattattttcgcaATAAAGACTGAGAGAAATGGAATTTGTGTgtctatatattatattatatataaaataaaaaatacaagtagataataaatatttataaaacttcaaaaaaaTGGTGCAGATAACATTTGTTTGGCATTGGAAGGCCCGGGTGTGTATTATAAATTTAGGTATCCTGAAAAAGAACAAGTGATTGAAATGATGGCGGCATGGATGACGATGAATCACCTTTGGTTGGCGGTACCAGCAGCTGCTTTGTTGCCGGCAGTGGGGAAGAGCAGGCTGCGTTTACTGATGAAGAGAAATTCAATTAGCGGAGGTGAAAGCAGCAGCAGTACTGGGGTGGAGGAGGTTCCAATTAAACCAAAAGGGGCTCCTCCATCTCTGATATCTGCTGTAAATGTTGAGAAAGCTTTGCGTGGAATTGCAATAACGGATGAAGATCATTATGGGAGGCTTGGAGTTGAGAGGGGATGCTCCTCCGATGAGGTGAGGATTGCGTACCAGAACAAAGTATTGgaatatttagaaaaaaatCAACAACAAAGTGATGATGGTCTGGAGCTCTTAAAGGTACTTGACCAATATtcatatgattatgattatgaattcaataatatatattaattaatgttAATGTTGCTAGGAATCTTATGGTATATTGTGTACGGATGAGGAGAGGAGATTGTACGATTGGAGCTTAGCAAGGAAGAAGGAGGATATGAGATACATGTGGCCATTCGAGGTAGACAAAATTAGGCCACTGGTTTCATCTGACAACGCCCCTCCCCTGCAGCCCCCCGAAGACCATCACCCCACTAAATGGCTCGCTTATTTTCTCGCTGCTTGGTTCTTTTTATCCATCATCCTCTTCATACTATTCAATTCATGAATTCTTGTTATCTTGGGTGAATTAATTCAGATTCCCAATctcggttttttaaaacaaaattattGATTAATGCTCGGATATATCACAACCATTATTATAAAATCGAACCCAATCAATTATTgcacgttttttttaaaatataagtaTAGGACCGGGGTTCACAATTCTGACTCCAAAATAAAAtcggaaaaattaaaaaaaaatattattgagagttttataaatcataaaagaataagatagagaaaattcataagagaagagagaattcataatactcaggtgcaattttcattgaattcaaccacccctatttatagagaaagattacaagatataaatctttacaaatattatctttacatatttatcttgatcacatatctttaataagataatcatctataaaaataatatatttgtaaCACGACAAGATAGATGCTCGGAAACTTCATCGAGACTCAAGTgttgcctcgttaaaaccttgacAGTAAAACCCCATGGAAAAAATCTgaacgaaggaaaaagagtacaacaacatatatattttttggataTCTTACCGACGATAGATgcgcctcgttaaaaccttatcAGGAAAAATCCAGTGGGACAAAATTCTaatgaaggaaaaagagtacaacatCTCTTGAAACTTGTTAATTTCctcattaaaaaccttgttatgaaaaaccacgtggaaaaaatcatagacaagggaaaaagagtacaacttTAATTGCTCCCCCTCTTACAAGCATCACTTTCAATTATTAACTCTTAATATTTCAATCTTATGCactaattttccaaaaattgatTCAGATGTTGATTTTGCCATATATATGGTACTTTAAGACCAAatatcttttcttcttcttcaagttggcaaaaaaaatattttgagcatcGAATCTTTCGAGGATGTTTCTATATGTATCACCATCAAATCAGTGCATTCACGATAAgtgcaaatattttctcataatccGCTTGAAATACTTTGAGAAACTTTGCTAGTATTTGCTCATATTGCCACATATCATTGTTATTGAAAGTTCAACAAGTTGTAGTTCAAAATAATCATTATTTTGCGTAATAGCAAAACACAcgaatgattatatcatttcgatcccaaataatttttgaaatatcatattttgatatacttgttattcttcatgaataacataatccaaattagattcattgaaataattgaTCGTTCACGCTTCTAGCGTTCTTTTTCATTTACTTGCAAATAATATAAGATATGGTCCTGCAGGACATTAATTTATTTCATAACGACCAACCTCCATTATTCCTTTCACATTGAGATATTCACACATTTTCTTTAAAGGGGTTCTTCGTCACTAAAGACGATTTAAATTATTCAACTCGAACATAAATGAAGCTAAACGATCTTATACAcaagatcaaataatgtatttgaGATTTAATCTTTGAACATCATGTTCACTTTATATTTCATTGGGATCGATCTCAAATATTCTTGTAGCTTCTATTTCCTCTCCTCAATGTTGGAAACATTGTTTTACAAGAATAATAAATGAGAATTTCGcgtcataaaatctcatttctcaaaataattgatcataagattCAATTTATTTCCAACATATTTACAATCAATTCACGAgatttattgtacttaatttctagTACAAACATTAATTTTCAGTACATGAGCATTTGACATAATGTTTATAATATATCTTTCAGATATCCCCAAATATGACGCatttattttcatgatttaatagttgattggaggaaaaataaatcaactaaaccaacgtatttataatc comes from Henckelia pumila isolate YLH828 chromosome 4, ASM3356847v2, whole genome shotgun sequence and encodes:
- the LOC140866951 gene encoding NAD(P)H-quinone oxidoreductase subunit U, chloroplastic, with translation MMAAWMTMNHLWLAVPAAALLPAVGKSRLRLLMKRNSISGGESSSSTGVEEVPIKPKGAPPSLISAVNVEKALRGIAITDEDHYGRLGVERGCSSDEVRIAYQNKVLEYLEKNQQQSDDGLELLKESYGILCTDEERRLYDWSLARKKEDMRYMWPFEVDKIRPLVSSDNAPPLQPPEDHHPTKWLAYFLAAWFFLSIILFILFNS